The genomic segment ttaaaataaatatggaaAGCTTATGAATAATATCCTTTTGTCTTAGTTTTTCTTACTTTGTTGCATTCCCATGATAATCTTACCTTTGTGTGAACCAGTTAACTGGTTGCAGTcggtatcaataatatatatgattaatgGCATAAGACTGTTATGCTCTCCTTGTTGCCTTCTGAACTGTCCCATAATGTACACCAGTTTGCCTTTCTCTTTGTTTGGTTACATTGGAAGTTCTTAGTTCTAATAATTTCATAAACTAACCTTCAGAGTTGGTACTGAATACCTTCTTcaatggcttctttttctttctgaTAAAATCGGTAACATTGGCCTCCAACTCTTGTAGTAATTGAAATCTTAGTTATCTTAAACCCATGTTGATCTGACTTTACATTTTGCTTGAAGTACTCATGTCCAACACAATATTCAAACATGGATGCGGGGATTTGAACTTCTAAGGATCTtgcaaatacatggaaaaatttggaaaaaaactaCGCCTTCACTCAAGATTTTACGGAATTCTGTTTGATCCATTGTGTCATATTTCTCTGattaatcttaattttaaaacCTAATCCATGCAGTGTTGTGGCCCTTGCATGTCTATCACCAAAAGCACCCTGTGAACTTGGTTATCCTCAGCCTCTTCACCGTGTCATTGAGTCTCACAGTTGGTGTGAGCTGTGCAAATACCGATGGTTAGTATCTTGGTGCTTGTCGTTAAACATCCTCGGTCTGGTTATAAATCGAGAATTATACTAACCATCCACTTTTATATACTTTCAGGAAGAATCGTGCTTGAAGCGCTAATTTTGACAGCTGCTGTGGTTGCATCTCTTACTGGCTACACTTTCTGGGCATCGAAGAAGGGCAAGGACTTCAGCTATCTCGGACCGATTTTGTTCACCGGCCTTATTATCCTCATCTTAACTGGTCTAATCCAGGTGAAATATCGCAGTTAACGCTATATGATTACTCATGCCTCCACCTACTTGTATATAGGATTCATCAGACTTAGTATATGTGTTTTGTTATTATGCAGATGTTCTTCCCGCTCGGCCCAACATCTACTGCTGTATATGGTGGAATTAGTGCGTTGATTTTCTGTGGGTACATAGTATATGACACCGACAACCTGATCAAACGCTTCACATATGATGATTACATTTTGGCCTCCGCCACTCTTTATTTGGACATCCTGAATTTGTTCATTTCCATTTTACGGGTTCTGAGATCCGGGGATAACTAGTTATACAATATTTCTCACAAGGTCGGTCGGAAAGATTTCATGGTATGGCGATTGAGTTATTGTCCAatgaatatgaaaaatattaCTGTCTATTAGTATATTTGCTAGACTTGGCAATTATTGTATTCGTACCGTATTTGTGTATTTTCTCATGTTATAATCATGTTCTATTTACTTATTTGATATTGTGTAATCATGTTGCTAGATCTAATCTTTTCTTGTGGTGTTTTACCAGCCACTAAGCTGGTTGCACAGATTTGCAGTTCTTTCTAATGAAACATGGACATGCATCCAAgttctcttttatatatataggtTGAAATCGAATTTTAATATTacagtttctttttctttattttcaaatgTTGAAAAggatatattaattataataaaaatcagTATATTATTTTAGGAGAATGATTCACTTATACTAACataaaactaatttatttttacttaaataattttttgtattattagcattttaataatccaatggttgaatttgtttatgtaattgtataaatttttgaatcattttgatgttttttttattatatccaTCCATAATAgtcttagggtgggtttggatagaCGATTAGGTGTGTTGCGTTtagctttttttttgtttcacgctacagtatcgctataaTATCTAATTTCATTGCCACCGCTGTTTAAACACACCGTCCATTCAAACTCACCCTTAATATGTTTTTAAAGCTTAAAAGTTTTccatataaatacatatttttaatttactcgAAATTTAATATACATAATCTATTGGatattcttttttgttttaatattaaattgtataaatttttaaattgtcATGAAAAAGTTTATGAacttttaaccaaaaaattaatCTTGGAAACCATCAAATTTACGCTCATTCCATCTCATGCTTTTAACGCTAGGCCTTGTGTTCCCACCATGCAAGCCCTTGTTGGTGCCAAGACATATGGTCCAAGCCTCCACTATCTTCTCCTCCCTGGACCAAGCTCAAATCAGACATGCCGGCGGCTTAACCCCGATTTCACTGCCCACCTTCCTATCCTTTTCTCCCCCCAATCTCCAACCCTACCACCTCTCCCGGTCGAGAGTATTCGAAACTTCAACAGCAATTCATCAGGAAAGTTGAAGGAATTGCGGCTAGGGGTGAggattcgatcgaatcgaataaaaatttttaaagttaatcgagttttcgaatctcattttatcatcctaactttatttgaagttttctcgaatcgagtcgagtgagatgaaattcgaatcaaatcgaatatatttgtttgagttaaattttaaaaaataattttgggtccttgtaaccattgtcacccatcgtaataaaatttgtccaccttaatcaaaatttttattaactttcatcacttcataatttatttattaattttttatatattggttagcttctttgcttgtttaggtgtttcaattatcttcatattcttgtcactatgtattttaaaattaaaaaatatattaaatgtaaaaatatgattttttaataaaagttattttaaaaataaaatgtgaaattgataccaatataaaattttaacacgaatattttatggcataattaataattcaattttaatataaatattcaatatgaccaaacaattcaataatataaataatataaaatgtgaaatttaatttaatttaatttaataatataaatagtagatataaataaaattattactatttatgtttagtgatttttttttggataattttgattttttatttgagagtaaaaggtaagaagtaaaagtttaggggaaaaataaaaaagttttgggaataaaaatttgagggaaagtaaatacggggagtaaaattttggaggaggAAGGGTTTGGGATAGATGAGAGGTGAGATGGGAAggaaataaaagttttagggaaaagtgggaaggagtaaaaattttgggggaaaataaaatgttttgagggtttttgagagtaaaattttgagaaaaaataaatgggagagtaaaattttggtgggaaatggattttgggtagattggggggttgggaggggaataaaagttttggggggaaagtggaaaggagtaaaagttttaagggaaaagtaaaaaagtttgagagtttagggtaaaaatgtaaaatattatagtttgatattcgaattattggagttattcgaattcgaaaactcaactcgattcgaactcgaaattcgaaaaaaattcgagttgattcaaataactcgattaactcgaataactcgattcgtttaactcgaaattcaaaaattttttcaattttttcgagtcgaatcgagttttgctcacccctaattgcGGCATTGCAGCTCTTGGCTGCCGCTGATGTTTTCTTCACAGTTTCTTCTTAATAATCCTAATCCTTGTATAGGTCTTTGCTACATTGTCATAACTCATAATCGTATTTAAGATGTTTTATATAGATTTTAACATATTAATAACATGTTTGTATATTCAGGCGGTATCCATGTCATTCATGTAGTGTTCTAATTATTTTTACCTGCCATATCTGATATTATAGGTTCTAGTTTGCAGCAATTCCACCATAACATAGAAAGTTAAGAACTTCCACACCAAACATTTTTTACTTTGTTAGGGGAAAAAAAATGCTTCAATTCTACTACAAACCCTAGATCCAGATACCGAACTCAGTCATACACCACTAGCATGACACGAGTTTGCAGATGATTCATACAATCACCCTTTCAATCAATCACACGGCAATCAAGTCTAGTCATCAGTTCTTCTTCACACTTTTGTACGAAAATACCATAATTTATGGATAGTCCTAACAAGATATTAGAATTAGAAGGCCTTACTATTTCTTGTATATTTATCTTATATCCAACCTCTGATAATCCTTAGTTGCAGCCCTTTTTTCCTCAGCAAACAGTTCCAGCCACCACAGAATTTAGCATTTAACCGAACGAGAAGAGGAAGCTAGGATTTAAGACTTTGCAACCGGGATACTTTTTCAATTTCCTTGATAATTAGCTCTTTTTCCTCTTCGAATTGCTCATCTTCCGCACCTGCAAGGACCATGATTTCTTAAGAGACAAGCAAAAGAATAACGAGAAGCATGGTTTCAATATGTTTACTCGAATTTGAGTGTCCAACACAGTTATGTTCAAGTTTTTCCATACCAATAGTCATGTCCAAACTCGTTACAGGTAGGGGtatttcaagaaaataaagaatgaTAGCAACATAGATCTGGAGTCGTTTGTTCAGAACCATGTTGCTATGACTATTTTTGTTTAAGTACTCATGTCCGGCACATGGATACAAGAATATGACCtccaaatacatagaaaaattaagaaaatctTACCATAGTCATGACAGTGATGGACACCTCTAAATCCGAGTAACAGAAGTTCATACAATGTAGGTTCAGACAAAGTAATAGCGAAAAGAATAAATACCTTTCCCTGAGAGACTATTAAGCAGTTCCAACAATTTCTCATGGTTTTTTGCCAAAATGATCTTTATCTCTCTTGGCTTGTTAGGATTAGCAACAAAAACCTGCATGTGAATAAACaaagatttaaaaaaacataaatcagacgccaatttgtctttttattttaggTGTCGGCTAACTGAACAAACCACTGTAACCAATCAAATTCAGCTCATTCAGTTTGTTTAGTTTTGGTTCTATTTGTGGTTAAATAATTTAGGATGTGTTGGATAAAGTTAAGAAAATTTTcagcatttaattttttaattgtgcTTGACAACTGTATTAGGTTTTTACTTGATATagaaatttcaacaaaaaaaatgttgaatatgATAAGCAAATAATAGTTTATCACTTAATGTTGAAAATgctaagttaattttattttggaaaaatacatttaaaataaattatctctttatttatgttaaataatgaaattttcgAAATTATTATGTTTAACTTTATCCAAAACCATCATAggattaaaattatgaaataaataattattaaaatttattgtttactaTTATCTAACAGTATAATAATATTCCGCACTTAATTTTACTAATATACctaacaattttataatataaattcagtacttaatttttcaacacttaaatttttaatttatcaaacactaGTTCAGTTTTAACCTATGTTACTCTAACTCATCATTTATCAAACACAAGTTCAATTTTAACCTATGTTACTCTaactcatcatttttctttaagtaccCGACCATTACTCAGACATGGATATTGGACTATGATATTCAAAAGGACCTTACAAATACATAAAACTCTTGAAAAACTTGTGCTCATATCAGATACATACCTGTCTGATACACCCAAGTCTAAGTAAGATAGGTTTTAACATGTTTATTCAATCTGTTAGCAGTTTTCCTATTTCCAGTTGAAATCgataattaaaaaatgaattatattttttattaaaacattccTAAACTCAATTAACATTATTCAACCCAACCCAACAACCTGATTAATTTCGGTTCAATTATTCCAGTTTATCTCTCGTATCTCAGtcggtttttaaattttattcatttttagaattttgggtaAAGGCTGATGCACGTCAATAAGAGAGACAAAAGAGAGATCACCTTGAAAATGTGGAAAGCAGAAATCTGAATGTTTTTGCTTGAATCCTGCATTGAAACAAAAGAGCAGAAAATGAAATGCTGATTTGGGGTATTTAATGTACCAAGGAAACCCAAATGTGGAACATCATATCAGATATGCAAATAAAAACTTACTTGGACCCCGGTGTTAGTGTCAGATTCAGGTATGTTCAATTTTTTCTAGGTTTTTCGCATGTACTAAAAGGGTTCTTGGAGGATAATATCCACATCTAGAATACAGGTGTGGGACATGGATGCTTCAAGAAAATTGAACAGTAGGAGCAACATAAAGTAAAAACAGAGAGCTCAAAAGGTTCCACTAGGTCCTATCTATTCAAAGTTGAACAAAAATATCATCCTGCCCTCCCGGTCTATGTTACCCCTGTTGTTCATGTATCTTTATGCATCCATGTTCAACACCTATGTCCGACACATATATGGACATGGACATAAGAGTTTGATCTTCCAAACATatggaaaaacttaaaaattaattttgagcaTACCCGTATCCCACACTCTCAAGCTCAAGTAACATCAGAACTACTGATGGATGGTTCAAATCAATGAATACCAACCAGATCATAGAGAAGCTAAAGTTAGAATGTACCCTCAGCAATGTCATCATGATTTTCAAGTATCGAACTTCTAAAATGTAGCGCTTCATTATCTGCACATTTGGAGCCTCCAAAAGAAAGTCCGATAGAAGCTAAACCAAAAAAATTGCAGCATTAACATTCAAAATATCAACAGAACAAAACTGGAACGAAAGGAGAGAGAGGCAAAACCAACCTTTAAAGATTGCCTTCTTGTGACATAATTAGAAGAGGTCAGGAGTTTTTCATAGAGATCAAAGAACTGAAACAACAATATCGCATTAGACAAGCAAAAAGAGAAAGGGAAAACAAATAATTCAACGAACTTAAGAAAAGATCCACACCAATTCATCACAAGTAGTTGCAGTTGAGCCTTACCAGAAGTGTAAATACAATATAAAACAATCCCTAAGATATTTTTAAGCTGAGAAGGTGGTATAAGATGAACAATTCAATCAACATAAAGTCCTAAAGCAAAATTGCACTCCGGCAAGACCATTCGGAGTCTGCATTAGATACAAAGGGAGTTTCCAAGTGCCAGACACAGCAGAATACATTTCTGACACGTGAGGACAAGTAAAAAAAGGTATACCATAGACAgtcaaaacatgattaaatcaTGAACGGACACTCCCAGATACCTCCAGAGACACAAGGAAGCTttcctctttctttcttcttcttcttcttcttcttcttattattattattttgcatttTCTCCCAAATACAGAATCAATAATGAGTAATTTGGTTATAATGAGTTTTTAAGGTTCAAGTTTTTATATtcaaaaagaatttttaaaatttagaagctATTTGTATATTAGTCTTAAATTGAAAAGCACCAATTTTACTTTTTtgttatatataaaagaatttattGTTGTGTCCTGCCTTATTcatgtcctaattttttttttttaatttcatcttcAAGTTGTACCCATTTTACATGTCCGTGTCCATGCTTCTAGGATTAAACAGTATGTAAATGTACCTCATCATAATGACCAGTCAAATATTCAGCTACCAATGATGCATGTTTTGTAAGAATATCCTGAGAATATTCAATCACACACACATAAGACAAAGAAAACATAACCCGTAAATGTATTTAGTTAATCTAAAGTAACGTAAGACTCAGAAACTAACAAATCTGACCTTAAAGGTTGAAAATGCATCAGAAGCAACATCAAAGTTGGGCAACTCCACAAATTTGAAGAACAGCACAAAGCTAGCAGAATTTAATATGTATCTGAAAAAGCACTACAAAATTTAACTGGTGAAAAAGTGAAACTTGCTTTTTCAGTTAAGAAATTTTGCatcaaaaacacaaatttaaaatgAAGAAAGCGCCCAAGAAGCCAATTTATTGGTCCTCTAGTTTACTTGGACTAGCTAATAGACTCAAACCAGCTAAGGGTTTGACAACTAACAAAAGCAGCGTCACCTTTATTACTAGGACTTAAGGGAATCTTGGACACttgtagatttaaaaaaaaaaaacatgaatttaaaatgaagaaaatgccCAAGCAGCCAATTCTGAATCCTCTAGTTTGCTTGGACTAGCTCGTAGAAACAGAAAAGAGGTTGACAACTAACAAAAGCAGCAACTGGCACCATTGTCATTCAGACTTGGGTGAGTCTCAGACACTAATACATGTACAATACAGGCATATTCAACTTTTTCTAAGATTTCCATGCATTTGGAGGGTCCTTTAAGAATCATATCCTCAAACCCGTGTTCAAATATATGTTAGAGGCAGGTGCCAAACACGGATACTTTAATGAAAAAAGAATAGTTGGCAACATAGTAGCACTAAAACAGTTAATCGGCTGTCCATTGCCAGTCTCTATAGCTCACTAGTTCCTGAGTTCTCCAATATCCAAGGTTATTTGACTAGATAACTTCATAACATGCTTTACAGTTGATCTTTTAAAGCAGCTCAATTTAGAATATAACAATAAGTTTATCTTTGGGAACCAAATATCAAGTTAAAGTCATCATAAGATACTGAAAGAGGAGATTACTCAGACAACTAAGAACTTGAGTTATATGTGAATATTTAGCTGAAGGAAACATATTACATGCACGTTCCGGTTCACTCCCTCAACCCTAAAATCATAGTTGGAAACTATTTTAAACTGGAGTATAAGTGTCAGACATAAGTATGTGTCCAACATGGGTATGTTCAATTTTTTCAAtgatttccatgtatttggagggtGCTTGGAGGATTATATTCCTATATCCATGTCCGGATATGCATTGGAAGCAGATACTTAAATCATATGAAAAGAACAAGGATGAGGACATTGATTGCAATCAACGCAACATGCAAAGCTCACCATAAGTTTAGATGAAATAGAatccaattaaaaaaatatgagcaTTTATATGCTAAAAGAAACATATTTCCTTTTCAGAAATATTATACAATGATCATTGAGGATTAAGTGACATTTTTAATCACAGCATCATTTTAGCAACAACGTAAAGTACTTCAATCATACAAAAGAATAGTCATAAAGTTCGAATGTCTTACTGTGCAAGtgatggaaatttgatgcactccCTCAACATATTTCCACAATTTAAAGCTATTTCCTTGTTATCATAGCTGCTTGCAAAAACAGAAATAAGACTTGATACACCCAACTTTAATGATTCAAAAGCACATATGACTTAGGTCATGTTATTTCAGTATAAATACTGGTCAATACCTTTAAACCAGTATTATGCATATTTAATAAGCAAGATAGTGGTTATTCAAACTTGAGCACATAGATATGTTTAACTTTTTATAAGTTTTGCCATGCATCTAGAGGGCCCTTGGAGGACCAAAACTCCATACCAATGTCTAAATATGTGCCAGACATAGGTACTTTAAGAGAAATGAAGGATCAGAGCAACATAGACAGACAACATACTATAGGGATTTTCAAGCTGTAAAAAGGCATGCACATAGATAAATGTTACGACATTCATAACCTTACCAAACTACGAGAAAGTCGAGTAACTCCAAATGTTTCTCAATGTATTCCACACAGCAATATTTGGAATCAACTTGTTGCTTCAACAATATGGACCAACAGTG from the Gossypium hirsutum isolate 1008001.06 chromosome D09, Gossypium_hirsutum_v2.1, whole genome shotgun sequence genome contains:
- the LOC107891882 gene encoding BI1-like protein → MFAYDRVSHSSANKADEIDLESGETLYPGLSYGENQLRWGFIRKVYGILAAQLVLTTVVSAFVVLSAPVNELLRGNSGLLLFLCLIPFVLLWPLHVYHQKHPVNLVILSLFTVSLSLTVGVSCANTDGRIVLEALILTAAVVASLTGYTFWASKKGKDFSYLGPILFTGLIILILTGLIQMFFPLGPTSTAVYGGISALIFCGYIVYDTDNLIKRFTYDDYILASATLYLDILNLFISILRVLRSGDN
- the LOC107891881 gene encoding calcium-binding protein 39 produces the protein MSFSFFKPSRPKTPPEVAKAIKDSLNALDTKTVAEVKALEKAMEEVEKNFVTMRCMLSGDGEVEPNVEQVSQLALEISKEDVISLVVHKLPILGWEARKDLVHCWSILLKQQVDSKYCCVEYIEKHLELLDFLVVCYDNKEIALNCGNMLRECIKFPSLAQYILNSASFVLFFKFVELPNFDVASDAFSTFKDILTKHASLVAEYLTGHYDEFFDLYEKLLTSSNYVTRRQSLKLLSDFLLEAPNVQIMKRYILEVRYLKIMMTLLRDSSKNIQISAFHIFKVFVANPNKPREIKIILAKNHEKLLELLNSLSGKGAEDEQFEEEKELIIKEIEKVSRLQSLKS